A single genomic interval of Camelina sativa cultivar DH55 chromosome 11, Cs, whole genome shotgun sequence harbors:
- the LOC104725724 gene encoding uncharacterized protein LOC104725724: MSQPLNQAAIDEAIALGIDLQFDDLYHPDEIALKIKQREEALSIQADEEYAKMLQLQLQEDEEFVKNLHAISMEENPPNNFQSLDVPSTSRGSSLPNQTATTENNNPENEIEELTEEVSKEGLPENVISGLPTQKYRRKTWWRRRSFVPDKNE; encoded by the exons ATGTCTCAACCCCTAAATCAGGCAGCCATTGATGAAGCAATAGCATTAGGGATAGATTTGCAGTTTGATGATTTATACCACCCTGATGAAATTGcgttaaaaattaaacaaagagaag AAGCGCTTTCTATACAAGCAGATGAAGAATATGCAAAAATGTTGCAATTACAATTACAGGAAGATGaagaatttgtaaaaaatttgcATGCCATTTCCATGGAAG AAAATCCTCCGAACAATTTTCAATCCTTAGATGTTCCTTCG ACTAGTAGAGGAAGTAGTTTACCTAATCAAACTGCTACTACTGAGAACAACAATCCAGAAAATGAAATAGAAGAATTAACCGAGGAAGTTAGTAAAGAAGGATTACCAGAAAATGTTATCTCTGGATTACCAACTCAAAAGTACCGTCGCAAAACCTGGTGGAGAAGGAGATCATTTGTTCCTGATAAAAACGAGTAA